AAACAAAATCTTTTAGGGTATATTAATATCGCGGAGTCGTGCTATTCCGCGACTTTTATTTGCTTCACATGACTTTATTCAACAGAAGATCATAGTCTCAAACGTTGAAATATCGGCATTGCTGAAGCCTTTTCATGATACATAGCATCTGACGGAAGGTAGTTGTTGGTTACCCCTTTAACAGATGTAAAACGTGAAATTTGTACCAATAAATTATGAGGAGAAAAACATGGGAAAGAAAATCGTGATAGTTGGAGCTGGATACTCCGGAATACTGACTGCCAAGAAGCTTGCAAAAAAATTCAAAAAAGACACCGATGTTTCTGTAACGATTATCGATAAAAATCCCTTCCACACCATGCTTACCGAGCTTCATGAGGTAGCTGCCAATCGCGTGGATGAGGACAGTATCAAAATCAGTTTAAAAAAGGTGTTTGCAGGAAGAAAAGTTGATGTCAGGCTGGATACTGTGACTTCTGTCGACTTTGAGCAGAAGGTTGTTAAAGGTCAGGCTGAAAACTATGAGTATGATTATCTGGTCTTGTGCGCGGGTTCAAAGCCGACTTTCTTTGGTACCCCAGGAGCAGAAGAACATACCTACAAATTATGGTCATATAATGATGCCGTAAAACTGAAGGATCACATCCATAACATGTTCCGAAAAGCTGCTGTTGAGACAGACCCGAAAGAACGAAAGAAGCTTCTGACTTTCTTCGTCGTGGGTGCAGGTTTTACCGGCGTCGAAATGGTAGGGGAACTTGCTGAATATGCTCCTATCTTATGTAAAAATTTCGAGATTGACCGTGATGAGGTTACAATCTGTAACGTAGATATCCTTTCCCGTACAATTCCCAATATGCCAGAAAAGTTGTCCGTAAAAGTGGAAAAACGGATGAAAAAGATGGGAATTCGTGTTATGCTGAACACCGGTGTTGTAAGAGTCGGTGAAGACTTCGTTGAAACAAAGTATAACGATACGGTAACCAGTGAAGGTACCTATACTGTTGTTTGGGCCGCTGGTATTGAAAGTGCAGAAATTACAGCGGATGCTGCTAAGTCGCTGCAGTCTGGCGGACGCGGAAGAATTGCCCTTGATCCTTTCCTTCGTTCTCTTGATAATGAGAATGTTTATGTTGTGGGCGACAATATGCTCTATACTCCTGAGGGAGAAAAGATGCCGGTGCCTCAGATTGTTGAAAACTGTGAGCACAGCGCTGCAACAGCCGCTCATAATATCACCTGCGCGATTACAGGTAAAGGCGAGATGGAACAATACAAGCCGTCCTTCCATGGATTTATGGTTTGTATCGGAGGAAGATATGGCGTGGCAAGAGTTGGCCTCCCGAACATGATGTTCAATCTACCCTCATGGCTCGCAATGTTTTCTAAGCACTTTATTAACATTATATATTTTATTCAGGTACTTGGCTGGAATAAGGTGTTCAGCTATATGAGGCATGAATTCTTTACCATCAGAAACTGCAGAAGCTTTGTTGGCGGACACTTCTCCAACAGAACCCCAAGTTTCCTTCTTGTTCCGATGAGAGTTTGGCTGGGAGCGGTATGGCTTTATGAGGGAATCATGAAGGTCATGGAAGGCTGGATGACAACGCCAAAGCTGAAAGGTTTCTTCGGAGGCGCGCAGGCATGGTATGATACCATCATCAACGGCGGCGGAGGCGGCGGCGGAACTACCGATGGAACAAGCGGAGCAACCACTGCTGCAGCAGAAGGCGCAGGTCATTTGGTATCTTCTGTTGTGAATGCAATTTTCGAAGCAACCGGTTCGGTAGCCCATGCGGCAACAAAGATGGCAGATGCCGTATCGGCGGCCACGGGAACAGGTGCGGAAGAAGGCGCTGCTCAGACAGGAAATGCTGCCACTTCAGCGGGTACTGTAATCTTCAACTTTGATTTCCTCGGTCTGTTCCAGGCGTTTTTCGTAAGCGGCAAGGAACTTGCCCACTCCACGCTGCAGGATTTAGCCTTTAAGATCGATGTACCAGCTGTCAACTGGATGATTCAGCAGTTTATCATTCCGAATGATGGTGTTCAAATTGGAATGCAGGCATTCATCGTAATCGCTGAAATTTTGATCGGTCTTGCTCTCATCGGCGGACTGTTCACTGCTCCGGCAGCAGGATTTTCACTGATCCTGCAGTTTATGTTCGTTACAACTACAGGATTGTACCTTGGTACATTCTGGATGATTTTCGCCGGCATTGCGGTGCTCATTGGAGCAGGAAGAACCTTCGGACTGGATTATTATGCGATGCCAGCACTGAAAGACGGATGGAAGAAAATACCGGTTGTAAAAAAATCTTATCTCTATCATGATTAAGGAATAAGAAATGGAATCGACTTTAGATAAAAAGCTGACATATGAGGAAGCTATAGAGCAGATTAAAAGTGAGGTTGACAGCTTGCTGTCTTCCTCACCTTTGGTTATTCGCAGCTATACAAAGCACCTTGCGCTTTCTGTAGGGAAGTTCATCCGTGCCGCAGCAGTTGCTGCTTGTGCGCTGGACCGTGAGGGGTTTGTCTCAATGAAAGCGGTGAAACTGGCTGCAGCAATCGAAATATTACATCTGGCTACGCTGGTTCATGACGATGTCATTGATAATGCGGATCTGAGAAGGGGTCAAGTCACACTACAGAAAAAATTCGGACAGAAAACGGCAGTAATCTGCGGGGATTATCTGGTTTGCATGGCCATGAAGTTAACGGCTTCTGCAACAGAACAGTCTGATATAGAAGAACGAATGAACCTGCAGATGCCTGACTATATGGGACGCATCTGTTTAGGAGAATTGAATCAACATATTAATAACGGAAACATAGATTTGTCCGTTCACCAGTACTTAAGAATTATATCCGGTAAAACTGCGGCACTCTTCGAAGCTTCTTTTTTTGCTGGGGCAGCCCTTGTAGAGAAAGACTCGAACCTTGTCAGGAAATATACTAAGCTTGGAAGATACATTGGAATGATCTTTCAGCTTACTGATGACTGCATGGATTTTGAGGAGACCGAGAAAACAGCGCAAAAGCCAGTTCAATCCGATTATGAACAAAATGTGATTACTCTGCCGCTGATTTATGCATTTAAAAAATTGAGTGAACTCAAAGATAAGGCCAAGGAAACGAAGCTGACCAGAAATGAGATTAACAGTGCGGTGAAGAATACGGGCGGCCTGAATTATACCAGACTCATCGCCAAGCGATATTACGACAAATCCCTGTTGCTCATGGAAGAACTGGGTGCTCCGGAAGAAAAGCAGCACCACTTGAAGCTGTTGCTCGATAAGTCATTTCGACTGATCTGAAAAATGGAGAAGAATCAGTGATAGAGCGATTTTTGAATTATGTTGAAATAAGAACAAAGATCACGAGCACCTTCG
This genomic window from Clostridiales bacterium contains:
- a CDS encoding NAD(P)/FAD-dependent oxidoreductase, translating into MGKKIVIVGAGYSGILTAKKLAKKFKKDTDVSVTIIDKNPFHTMLTELHEVAANRVDEDSIKISLKKVFAGRKVDVRLDTVTSVDFEQKVVKGQAENYEYDYLVLCAGSKPTFFGTPGAEEHTYKLWSYNDAVKLKDHIHNMFRKAAVETDPKERKKLLTFFVVGAGFTGVEMVGELAEYAPILCKNFEIDRDEVTICNVDILSRTIPNMPEKLSVKVEKRMKKMGIRVMLNTGVVRVGEDFVETKYNDTVTSEGTYTVVWAAGIESAEITADAAKSLQSGGRGRIALDPFLRSLDNENVYVVGDNMLYTPEGEKMPVPQIVENCEHSAATAAHNITCAITGKGEMEQYKPSFHGFMVCIGGRYGVARVGLPNMMFNLPSWLAMFSKHFINIIYFIQVLGWNKVFSYMRHEFFTIRNCRSFVGGHFSNRTPSFLLVPMRVWLGAVWLYEGIMKVMEGWMTTPKLKGFFGGAQAWYDTIINGGGGGGGTTDGTSGATTAAAEGAGHLVSSVVNAIFEATGSVAHAATKMADAVSAATGTGAEEGAAQTGNAATSAGTVIFNFDFLGLFQAFFVSGKELAHSTLQDLAFKIDVPAVNWMIQQFIIPNDGVQIGMQAFIVIAEILIGLALIGGLFTAPAAGFSLILQFMFVTTTGLYLGTFWMIFAGIAVLIGAGRTFGLDYYAMPALKDGWKKIPVVKKSYLYHD
- a CDS encoding polyprenyl synthetase family protein; the protein is MESTLDKKLTYEEAIEQIKSEVDSLLSSSPLVIRSYTKHLALSVGKFIRAAAVAACALDREGFVSMKAVKLAAAIEILHLATLVHDDVIDNADLRRGQVTLQKKFGQKTAVICGDYLVCMAMKLTASATEQSDIEERMNLQMPDYMGRICLGELNQHINNGNIDLSVHQYLRIISGKTAALFEASFFAGAALVEKDSNLVRKYTKLGRYIGMIFQLTDDCMDFEETEKTAQKPVQSDYEQNVITLPLIYAFKKLSELKDKAKETKLTRNEINSAVKNTGGLNYTRLIAKRYYDKSLLLMEELGAPEEKQHHLKLLLDKSFRLI